The sequence below is a genomic window from Anaerocolumna chitinilytica.
AGTATATAGATGTTTTCAGGCATTGCCAAAGATGCCGAGCAGATGCGGTCGGAATACCGGGAGTAAAGGAATATGCCGAGCAGATATACTTTGGCAAATTGACTGCAAAGGAGACTTTTTCTCATGGTTAATGGTTAAAAGAAGAAGGGGGCATAATGTTATATAAAATCGCAGTAGCAAGCAGTGATGGAAAAGTTATTAATCAGCATTTTGGAAGAACAGAGACTTTTTACATCAGTGAAGTAAATGACAATCGGTCATATCATTTATTGGAAGAACGAAGGATAAGAGCAATCTGTATGGGAGGGGAACATGATGCCAGTGCATTAAATACAATAGCAGATAAACTTGCGGAT
It includes:
- a CDS encoding NifB/NifX family molybdenum-iron cluster-binding protein, translating into MLYKIAVASSDGKVINQHFGRTETFYISEVNDNRSYHLLEERRIRAICMGGEHDASALNTIADKLADCKYVLVSQIGPGAEYVLNQKGVTVLVIRDYFDNAIQKLMEYDEKVNFIY